In Meleagris gallopavo isolate NT-WF06-2002-E0010 breed Aviagen turkey brand Nicholas breeding stock chromosome 14, Turkey_5.1, whole genome shotgun sequence, the genomic stretch TTGTCGGGGGCGAGGACCTCCAGCATGTCCAGGCTGTACGTCTGCGCCCACCTGCAGCGGGACAGGAGGGGGGGACTGTGCACAAGGAAGGGGCAGCAAGCAGCACGCAGCCTCAGCTCCAGCCCCGCTCCCTGGGACCTGGTGACAACGGGCATGGAGCGGGGCCTCACCTGCGTGCCTGgagcttcagctcttcctcagTGGGGCTGAAGGCATGCTTCACCTGGTGCTTGGCGATGGCCTCCCACTTGCCCGTGTTCTTCTTGAGGATGTGGTCCCAGATGACAGGCACCTGGAGGGAGAGGCAGAGTGGGAGGTGGCAGCCAGAGCAGGCAGGGACAGGAGGGCTTggggcacagggagcagaggcagTGCAGCACGTGCTTGTGGGTACACAGGGAACAGAGCCACTTGTCCAACAAGGCAGCAAGCATTAGGAGATATAGGCAAAACCCAGCCCCCAGGCAGAGCCCCCCATCCTCACGCTGTGCCAGCCAGGGCTGCGGCAGCAGCACAAACCCAGTGCTCTGCAGCCATTCGGCTGAGCAGATTTTTCCACCCATCACTTCCCCAAATACGAACACCAAGGGAAGGGCTTGTTGCTGTGAAAGGGAAAGCACCAGCCAAGAGCAGCACGTGGAGAGGAGGATGCTGCTTCAAACAGCACTGATGGCCCTGGCCAAGCAAAAATAGCCAGGCCTGGAAGGGGAGGAGGCTGATTTGAGAGAAGTCGAatggaaaaataacttttctccATTTGGCTTTGTGACAAGGAGTGAGTTCACTTTTGCTGGGTAGAGAGTGGAGTCTGTGTGAGTGCCTCCAGCTGGCTCCCCCCACGTGTCCTTGGTGCAGGCAGGAGCCACGCAAGCTCAAaggcagaaatgcagagaaggTAGCAGCCTGGATGAGGTCTCCAGCGTGCACACTGCCTGCCCCTGCCCACTGACATGCCAGCAGTTGAGCTGGGGCAGTGATCTGCCCTCTCTTTGCAAACAGTTTTCAGCAGTGAGGGTGTCACAGTGGAATGGGTGCTTGGCTGCTCTTCTGGGGCACAACTTCTCCAGAGCAAGACTTggctgaaggaaaaaggagtaGGGAGTGACCAGGCTTAAAAGAGATCAGCAGGAGAGATGAAAGAAGTCACCACATGCCTGCTCCAGAACAAGATCCTTTTTTGGAGGAGCTGGCTCTGCCACTGCCAGGTGGCTCAGAAATCTCTGCATCTCCACCAGGTTCGGCAGCTGGTCCAGGAGGACATCTGTCAGGAATGCACGGAGCTGCAGACATGGAGGGAAAGAGCAAACAGAGAGAGGTCAGGACAGAGCAGGGTTATGGGGCTTGAGGGCTCTGCATGTGCACAGGGCAAACAGCATAGCATGAGCAGGGACTGTGGGGCACTGGCAGAGCAACTCACAGGAGCCCcaagcactgcactgctgctctcacACCACTATCCTCTAGGAAGCCTACCTTAAGGAGCTGGCTCTTGTTGAAGCCATCAAAGTGGTACTTGTGCTGGCATTCTGGGCTGAGCAGGAGGTTGAGGAGGGCAAGCCACACCTGCCCATCAAGTTTAGTCATCTTCATCTGGTCTTCAAGGGGCACCACGAGCCACGTGCCGTTCTCAAACTTCTTGAACTTGCCTGAGGGACAAAAGAACGCAGGGCTCCAGGGAGAGACAAAGCTGCACCAGGAAACAGGGTTGGATGCTGCCTTTCATCCGCTTCCTCACCCAGACTCAGGCAAACCCCTCTGTTTCTGCCTGCCCTGTGGCAGAGCAGCTTTCTTGGTGCAGAGACGGTATTTTAGAGAGCACAAAAAGCACTAAGAACACATCTTAAGGTGATATGGTTATGGCAGGAACTGAAAGATCCCTGTCACCCTCTGTACTTGGCCAAGACTGAAGAACACTGGTAGATGATGGGGGAACTCACACCatagcagcagagctgctgcagaggcaTGTTTTGGAATGTCAGCACGGCCAGAAGTAGCACAACTATAACAGAAGTTACAGAACAAGCTAATGCGCTGCCCCAGGGAATGGAGGAGGATGTAACCCTGCATCTGCACAGCCTGGAAATGCCTTTGCATTCTGGTTTCTTTCCAGTCCCTCCCTCAGGACCTTGGATCAAAGCTCCCTCTGACACTCCGAGCATGCATGCAGAGAGAAGGGATGCATTTCCTGGCCAGAGGAAGGAAAGCTCCCATGTCCAGCTGGGCTCCTCAGCACGCATGGAGCCATGTGCTTCCCAGCATCTCTTCCTCCCTTACCTATACTGTGAACTCCTGCTGAGGTGCTTTCCCCCCGTAGGGTTGCAGTGGATTGTGCCATTTTCCATcgcactgctgctcagagggaTGCAAGGAGGAAAGGGGGGATGCACCTGGCTGCAGAGGCATGGGGCTGCCAGGGCTCCTGCAGAAGAGCTACCAGTAGGTGCAGGTCCCAGCAAGGCTGCACAGGGCATGATCCATACCTGCTTCACGGCAGCTCCACGGGCAGTGTTCCACCAGCTCGACGAGGAGGCAGGGCAGGTTGTGGGTGTTCAGCATCCGTGTCAGCGCACTCAGGGGCAAACTGGAGATTTAACAGAAAGGGGGAGATGGCGCTCTCAAACAAATACCGAAACAGATACAAGCTCTCCCTGAGGCAACTGGGAgagacaggagaaaaacaatgacaGTAAGAGCAGCTCCATTTCCCACTGAGTGCCACAGAGTAGGGTGGAGTGCTGCTATGTTTGCCCTCTGGGACagtgccactgctgctgcagccagctgcaggaggggtcaaggagcagagctgggctgagaATCCACAGGAATCTCAAACAGCACTCGGGGCCCATTCTCTGCCATGCCTGGGCACCTACCTGCCCACCTGGTCAGTGATGAACCGCAGCACGGACAGTGCTTTTAGGGCAATCTCAAACTCCATCATCTCCGCctgcttctgcagctcctgtggaGGGGGGTAAGCACAGTTGGGAGTTGAGGCCCTGTTTCCCAAGAGCAACAAAGAGGCAGCTCGTTGGCTGCACATCAGCAACCACAGATTGGGGAGGAAACCAAACCCCTGCAAAACAAACTCCAGTCTTCATCTggactgcagcagcactgcctgtttGCCAGGGCAGGGACAGCAGTGCCTACAGCCTGCTCTAGTGCATCCCTCCTGCCCGTCCCTTACGGGCATCTTCTCTGGCATTGCCTTGCCTGCAGACAGGTGAGGTTGAGGGAGGGGGAATCTGTACGACCAATAGGAGGAGGAGAAACTTGGCCATGGCACAGCAGCAGTTCTTGACCTGCCTCTCTGGCTCTGCCTCTCCCCTCCAGCTTATGGCCAGCCAAAATCCCTCCCCGTGTTATGCCAGCCCCCAGCTAGGCCGTTTGGCCTCTGGGCAGTGTTGCACAGCTTCCATCCTCCACACACTCTGTGAGGCCTGCTCCTCCTCTCCAGTCAAGACAAGCTCATCAGCTCACGGCTTTGCATGCAGAGCTGACCCCAGCAGCTCCCATCTTAAGCCATTTGTGTTCCTATAAAGTACCCATGCAACAACTTCCTTCTAAATTCCTGCAGTGAGATTTCTCCCTGCTTTTCCCACGCCAGTGCCCCATGCGGGAGTGTTTGTGAGGCTGCATGGAGGAGCCCTGCTTCTCTAtggctcctgctggcagctggacCTCATCTCTGCCACTGTAACACAGCGACTGTCCATGCTTTGGGCTGCTCCATGGTCACCACAGCACACGGCCATAAAGGACAAcaggctctgcagcacaggagaggGCAGAAGCTGCTTTTTAATATGGAGTCATTGTATGTTAAGTCAGGAGGGGCTGGGATGAATTGTGGGAAGCCAGGCTCCTTGGGCAGCCAGTGCTTTTCAGAGCCCTACTAGCTTGAAAGGATCATTTTTCCCCAAGTTACCTCAAAGCACACACTGAAAGCGCCCTGCCCCAAGCTGGGAAAacatttcctggaaaaaaaatccctattGTGCTCAGGAACCTTTCACTTCCTCCCCTTTTCTGGAAGAGGAACACGTGCTTGGGCAGCAAACCAAAGGATGGATGCAGAAGGAGGCACTGCCAAGTATGCAGGCTATTGCTTTAAGTCCATTTCTTCAGACACTCCTCACGATCTGcagagttttgggagaaaaatttAGGTGCTGAGAAGCAAAATGAGCTCCCACAGCAGAAACATGAGCACAGCTGCCCTGGTACACCCGAGCAGGAACAGCCTGGGCTTGCTGCAGACCGCCACTAACAGGAGGAATTGCTTAGAGGACTGAGGAAGTAGGCTGGAAATGCATTAGGGCAACTCCCAGTTATATCATACACAGATAGATGCAGGGATCACTTTCATGGTTAACCCTGGCTGGCTACAGTGGCAGCCTGAGCCCAGGTGGTTTCACAAGCTCCATGGAGATGTAATCACACCATTCCAGCAAATGGCCCAACCCCCTGCATTCATTCCTTAGCTTTATTATCAGCTCTCCAAGTTCCCCCAGCTCAAAATCTGTCTTGCAGGGAGCCTCAAGCTGGCACTGCAATGAGACAGGGAGGAAGCACAGCTGCAGGGTggagagagcagcaggcagcctgagctgagcacagagcatTGCTAACACCAGGCTGCCACAAGAAGGGCAGGAGGTGCAGGTGCTGCAGCCAAAGTGTTCTCCATAAGACAGACACCCTGTGCCTCCTCAGGCTGCCCAATGCCTCTGCCACAGCACTTTGCTCACCTGCATGGACAAAGGACTGGCCAGCTCCTCGGGACGGAGCTCCTGCTGGGTCACTGCCTGTCCGCTGGCACTTCGAGCTGTGAGCAGGGTCAGTTTTCGATGGCAGTAATCAATTAAATCCAGAATGCTGTCCTCTGCTGACTCACAGATCTCCTTTGCGATACCAAGACGTTCAGAGATTCACAGTCAGTCCCCTATAGCCTGCATGCCTTTATGCTAAAGAAAGCTGAACATGCTGCTTACCTTGTGAAAAAACACCGTCTCCAGGAGGTTGATGATGGAGGCTTCGTGATGCAGCTGAGGGGGGAAAacagcaggaggcagctggtGGGTGGTGGAAATGGAGCATGGGCTCTTTCCCTccaaagcagctgctgtggcCAAAAGGCATCATGGACAGGTTGTCCTGAGTCTGAGATCCTGTGAGGTTGCTCTGTGGCAATGCTGCAGATACACAGCTATAAAGGGAAAAAACCACCTTTCCCCAGCAAGATGTTGCTCTGATTGAAAATTGGCTGAAACTCTTGAGCTTTGGGTTAGATTTGTCTTAGCTCCAGGGTAGCATCCCTCCAGAGAGAAGCAAAGTTTCTGAATCACTCTCCTGACAGGACTGGCCCAAGGGACTGCTGCTCTCAGTAAGAAAAAAGCTATTTACTCTTTTTAGCTTGGAGGCACTTAACCTGTGGTTAGaaacacaggagaaaaacagtgctcAAAGAGGGGTAGTTACCCCCGGGGCATTGCTGCCTGGGAGCAGGGATGGAAACTTCAAACTTCAGTGCTCCCTAAAAAGGCTGGTGCCTCTCCAAGAAGGGTGGTGTGAGATTAGGCAGATCCAGGGCACTTCTCGTCTGGTTTTCCAGGCACTGAGGAGCTGCTCCTGATTGCAGGAAAGGCAAGTACATAACAGGGTCTGTCAAAATCCCCAAGGCTGTGTTAGACTTTAGCAGACAAAGCACAATCCTGCAGAGAAGTTATCCAACAGGTACAGAACCTGTTGtccacagcagcatctcagcCTACTGAGAAGTAAAATCACAGCTCTGAGAAGTTCAGTGCAAGTCATATTTTTAAAGGTAGTGGTATCTGCCCAATTTCCAGCCAATGAACTGATTCTGCAGTTTACTCAGCTCTTCCACAGCTCCAGGAGATGGGCAATTCTCCCATTCCTGTTCCTGTCACAGTGCATATCCAGCACCACATTTCAGAGCCGGTAGGGTGACCCGAGCATCCGCACGGATTTCTGAGGAACACTACGAAGAGCTGAGGCCATCATGTGGTGGAGCACCAGCTGAGCACTCTGCCACCAGCCCTCGCTGCTTGCCTGAGTGCTTCGGTGGTCCCCAGGACTGTCCCACTGCATGCCCAGCTCCTGTCCCCGCTGCTCCCTTCACTCACCACCACGTAGATGGGGAAGGTGCTGCGTGGGTGGAAATCCTCAAGCCGGCACAGCACGGGAAAGACCTTGTGCTTCCAGACCTCCACTGAGATCAGCTCTCCGATGAGAACAGGAATCTGGACAGGAGCACAGCCTTTCAGACTGACATGAGGCAGAGGACCAGGCTGGTGCACAGCACCCCATGGTTGTTTTGTTCCTGAGGCATGTGCCACAGGACCAATTTACTTTCTTATACGACCAGTTTTCAAGCCTTCCCTTCACAATGCTGTGTGCCCAGCAAGTGAAGAGCAACACATCTCCATTGCAGTGCACAAGCAGGAAAGCTGTGACAGCAAAGGACTCAGGCAAATCTGCTGTTTCCCAAATAACAATCACATTTGAAGGAAGAACAGCAGTTTTATCACCTGTGTTCAATAACACAGATTTTGGAGCTGTCCTGAGGAGGAAGGCATCTGAAATCAACAGCTTTCTACTGAGTCTCTGGcctcagagagcagagaaaggcagagagtGATGCTAGGGTTATGAAAGGGAAGACCGAGGACCAGGCAGAGACAGGGCCCCAGATGTCCCTGAGCAGCTCAGACCATGCTGGGGCTGAGCCCTCCCAGGTATGGGACAGAGAGCTGCAATCAGAAGGGTCATGGCAAACATTGTCCAGGGAGGAACCAGAGAACAATAGGCAGGAATACCACAGCTTGGCTTTTAATCTTTTTTGAAAAGCAACAATGGCAAACCACCAGTCCATCTTCGCCAGCAGATTCTTCGCCATTGACAGTTCATTCCAAAATCAGATGCAGCTGGAGGCTGAGAGCCTGGCACAAGGCCCTCTGTCACACCCACTCGCTACCTGCAGCACACCCCGTCCCTCCTGACCGCGCAGTTCATGGCTTTGTCACAAAGAAGAAACCCAGTGAGAAGTATCAGGGCCACAGCGCTTGTGAAGGGCAAATCATGGGCACCCTCACCACTCAGGTGGGAGAATCCCAGCCCCTGCAGCCCGGCCCAAGACGAAGCAGTGTGCTCACCGGTGCATTTCCCCCTGAGCAGGACCAAGCCAAGAGATGAGGCCGGGCAGCAGGGCCTGGGCTTGGCAGAGTCGGCTGCTCCTGTGCTCACCTTGGCATGGCTGACGAGCAGCTCGATGAGGAGCTGCTCCTGGCCGGCAGAGGCACTCAGGATGGCGTGCATGTTCAGCTTCTCCACACACTCATGCTGCCGAAGCCACCTGCAGGACAGCCAGGTCACCCTGAGTGCCCCTGCTCACCCCGCAGTCCCACACGGACCCTCAGGGGGTCACAAAATGCCCCCACCCCCCAACACGAGGGAAAACCTCACATTTACACCTCCAATCCACAGGGCCCTCTGGGTCTGCCACCTCACCCCCTCGTACCCCATCCAGGCCTTGTGGAGACCCCAGAACCCACCTCCCGCCATGGGAGATACCTCAAATGTCAGCTCCTCATCCTCTACACCCCCCCATACCTTCTGGGTGCCCCCACTGCCTGAGGCCCCTCCTTACCCCCTCCAAGGCCCTCTGGTGACCCCCAAACCCACCACCCCCCCAGACATCCCCTCACCACCCTGTCACTCTGCCCCATCCCTCCTCACCCCACATCCTCTGGGGAAGCCCCCCGTCACCTCAGGAAGGGGACATCTCAAATCGATACCCCCGCCCCCCTCTCCCCTTCCAGGCCCCGCATGGCCGCCCCAGAGCCGGGCCCGCTCCCCGCACCCTTTCCCGCCGGCGTCCCGCAGCTCGGTGCCACGCAAGGTCCGCACCAGCGCCTCGGCCTCGGCGGGCGACAACGGCTCCGCAGCGGCCATGGCGTCGGTGGCGTCGCTATGGCTACGGCGGCGCCGCTGGCGGGAGGGGCCACCGAGCGCTCCCTTGCGGCGCCGAAGAACCTCTGCGCCCCTGGCGGCGCGGAGGAGTGCCAGCAGGCTGCGGTACGCGTTGGGGCGGACGCGGGCACGCGGGGACACACGCGGCGCGCACCCCGGCCGGGCCGGCTCCGTCACTTCCAGCACACGATGATGTTCGGGTCGTTCTCCAGGCGCTCATCCAGCTCCTTGTAACTCATGCCTAGGATGAAAAGGGGGTGCTGGTTGCCGGGGGCTACACGCCTCCCTCCCTCCTAATACCTGCCTAAGCATCTTTGCCCCCGCGTTTAGGACTCTCCAAACACACGTGGTTTGGGAGCTCGCGGGGGGCGAGGCAGAGTGGCTCACTCACCGGTCTTGCAGCAGATCTCATCGTAGCTGTGACACCCTGTGTAGAGCCGGGCCGGAAGGCTACGCTCGTCCTGTGCCACCTTCACCGGGTACTTCTGCAGCCGCCGGATGAGCCCCTTCATCAGCCCGAACTGGATGAGCCTCCTGGGGGTGAGCGTGATGCTGAGCCCTCAGGCAGccccctgctcctctgcctcaGCATTCCCCATCTGCCACCACCACCCAGGGCTCGCACCTCTCATCCACAcgctgcagctgcagggtgtAGCGGGAGATGAGGTCCCGCACCGTGGTACCGGGGCTGAGGCCGCAGTACAGCTGGAAGACGTCACGGAGGCTGGCTCGCTTGTGCCCTGTGGggatgtgctgctgtcagccccCATGGGCACATTCCCAAGTGTCTGGAGTTTAGCACAGTTGTAGCACACCTGGCTTGGTGACATAGGACAGGCACTCCTCCTGGAGGCACTTGTCATCCACTACGTCCTGGACCTTTGGTGTGGTGCAGTATACGTTGGAGTACTGAGGAACAAGTGACAAGCGGCTTGGCTTCACCATGGCTCTGGGGGGGTTGATGggtgcccccagcacagcctccccacagcacagccaccagcTCACCTGGAGTATGGATACGAGTGTGACGACCCCATAGTACctgcagggcaaggggaaaGGTGAGAGGAGCAGAGGTTCCCTCCCTTGGGCAGCCCCAACCACCCTGACTGCACTCACAGGAGATTCTGCACAGCGATGCGCACCAAGTTCAGCTCCACGTCTGCTTCAGCAGAAATCTTCTGAACGTGCCGGAACCCATCAATGTATGGCAGGATCTGAGAGGGGGGAGGCAGGAGGAAATGGGGagtgaaacagcaaaataatgaGCCATCCATGtcagcagcctgctgcctgtGAAACCCCACTGCATACTGGGCGAATGGGTCACCTGTAGCCCCAACACAAAGTGGGAACACTGAACTATGCGGGGGACCATGAGAAGCTCTGGGGCAGCTCCCATCCCAAGCACCCTCTCTGCACGCACCTGCTGTGTGGTAAGGTCCCACTGGGAGTTGAAGAAGTCATCCTTGTTCTGGGTGAAGACAGGCACATCGTACTCCTGCACAATGGGGGGGTCTGGCCTCTGTTCAATCACCTTCAGATGGATGGTGTTTGACTCATCTGGAGGGAAGATGAACTTCAGTTCCATGAGACACCTCTAGAGCTTGCCATCAGTAGCCCCAGAACATCTGGAAGCCACATGAATGGAGGAGTTTCTGGCCAAAACTCCATTCCTTTGAGCCAAGCTGGCTCACACAGGCTCCGGCTGTGAGGACAGTGTCAGGGGCAGTGgccctccagccctgctctgcccttgcTGCCCAATACCTACCTATGGGCAGGGTGCACTTTCCTTTAGCattcagctcctccagcaggaTGGTCATAATAGGCACCAGCTTCTGTTTACTCTCTTTATTAGAGATGAAACCGCTTTCCAGctaaagaagggagaaaattgAGCCAGCTCCTCCTGGGGGGAAGGATCAAGAAGCAAGAAGCTTTCAAAAAGCTCTTAGTCTAACCTCTTCAGGGATAACCACAAGCTACAGCACATTACTGAGGGCACTGCCCAAATGCCTCATGAACACAGACAGCTGCGGGACACCAGTCGGCCCTCTGGGAagcctgctgcagtgcctgactgctctcACAGTCCGGCAGCTTTCCCTACCGCCCAGCCTGACCCTCCCCACTCAGCACAGCCAGAGCCGGCGCACCTCCAGAGTGGTGAGGTACCCTGCCAGCTTCTTGACGATGGGCTCCAGTGCGCAGGCCTTGGCTCGCGCGTCACAGACAAAGCCGAGGTTGAAGAGCAGGGCGTTGCGGCTGTACTTCTTGTGCTCGATGCACACGGGGCAGCCAATCAGCTTCTTCTCCATGGCGGTGCTGCGGGAGGAcagggctgtgcccagcacTGGGGCTGCGGGCGGGCACCCGCTTCCCTCTCAGCGGCACTCACACGGTGATGAGCTTGTTCTGCAGCTCGGGCTTGGTGATCACATACACCTGCACGGTGTCGAACAGCTCCCGCGAGATGAAGTCCTCGGGCACCTGCAGGAGAGGTGGGCTGCGGGAGGCAGAACCGACGGGTCCCAGTACCTCTGCTACCCGGTACCACCGCTGCCCGGTACCACTGCTGCCTGGTACCACTGCTACCACTGCTACCCGGTACCACTGCTGCCCGGTACCAGTTTCCCCGGCGCTGTTTCCTCGCGGCACCCGAGCCCATCCAGCAGCAGTCACGCACCCATCGCCGCCCCCCGTTCCCAATCCCCGTCGTTCCCCCCCCTCCGGCAGCCACCCTCAGGCCGCGCCCCCCGCACCTGGTAGGTGATTTTGGGCCCGAGCGTGGGGTGGAACTCGCTGAAAAACACGCACTCGATGCGGCCCCCCATGACGGCCCCGCTACGGTAGCCGGCCGGCCGCACAGCGCATGCACTCCGCCTCCACCCCGCCCCCTCGGGGGCGGGTCCTCTCCTTAAACGACACCCCCACCAACCAGTCAGCGACCGCGAGGCGCGGCGGGGCGGGGCGGCGGAGCCGAGCGGCGGTCCCCTCGTCCANNNNNNNNNNNNNNNNNNNNNNNNNNNNNNNNNNNNNNNNNNNNNNNNNNNNNNNNNNNNNNNNNNNNNNNNNNNNNNNNNNNNNNNNNNNNNNNNNNNNGGGACTGCCGCGGGCACGGCACGGCGTAGCTCGGCACGGCACGGCGTGGCACAGCAGCGCATAGCGTGGCATGGCACAGCGTGCCGTAGCGTGGCATAGCACGGCGTCTCTTGGCATGGCGCGGTGCGCCTTGTCTTGGCACGGCCCAGCCTGGGCTGTCCCCCCTCCCGCCGTGTCCACCCCGCTCCTCCCATCCCCGTGGTCCCGTACCACATTCGTGTCCTTTTCCAGCTCCTGCTCGCTGCCATCGTCCTCGTCCCCATTGCCTGGGGGGCCACTGCAGTCCAGCCGCACGAGGGCCCGGCAGCGGTAGTGGCAGGTGAAGCTGCAGTCTGGGGGCAGAGGGCACCGTGGGCACAACGGCCCCACCAGACCCTGTGCACCGCCCGTGCCACCTGCCCACACTGTACCAAGGCACCCGGGGTCAGCACCCCCATGGCACCTGGTACTGCTGGGCAGTACTAAGGTGCCCGTGTCCCCTGCCTGGGTTACACAGTGGGAGCACTCAGCAATAGGATGCCTGGTGCCTGAGCAGATACTTGATACCAGGATACCCATGCCAAGGGAGATGGTACTGGCTGCTCAGTACTGGGATGGTTGGTACTTTGGTACTGGAATGCTTGGTACCAGATGCCCAGTAGGAATGCTCGGTACCAGGTTCTAAGGACCAGGATGCTCAGTACTAGGATGCCCGTGCCCTGGGTGGATGTCCAATACTGGGACTGCAGTGTTCATTTTGGGATATCCAGTACTAAGAAGCCCTGTTCCAGGTGGGAGTTCTCAGCACTGAGGAGCTCAGTGCCTGGGATGCTTGCTACCCAGTGGGGGTGCCCTGGGCAGAGATGCTCAGTACTGGGATGCTCAGTGCTTGAGGGAATGTTTGATACCAGGTGCCCACACCCTTGCTGCTACAAGGATGCCCAGTGGGGATATTTGGTGCCAGGAGGCTCAGCACTGGGACAGACACCTGGTACCCAAAAGGATGTTCCATACATCCATGCCCATGCTTTATAGTGTTAACCTAGTACTGGGATGCCCCATACTCAGAGTGGTGGGGTCTGATACCGGGATACCTGATGCCTGGTGCCAGGGGAGGGATGCCCTATACTCGGTACTGGCATGCTCGGGTGCCAGAGGAAATGCTCGGTACCAGGATGTCCAGCGCCCAGGAAGATGCTTGGTACTGGGATGCCCAGTGCCCAGGGGTATGCATGGTACCGGGATGCTCGGCGCCGGGACACCCAGCGCCTAAGGGAAGATGCCCAGTGCCCGGGGGGATGCTCGGCTCCGGGACGCCGTGCCCGGCAGCCGCAGGGAGCGGTACTCACGGCGGCACTGGAGGCTCTTCCTGCC encodes the following:
- the ZMYND10 gene encoding zinc finger MYND domain-containing protein 10 isoform X2, which produces MAAAEPLSPAEAEALVRTLRGTELRDAGGKGWLRQHECVEKLNMHAILSASAGQEQLLIELLVSHAKIPVLIGELISVEVWKHKVFPVLCRLEDFHPRSTFPIYVVLHHEASIINLLETVFFHKEICESAEDSILDLIDYCHRKLTLLTARSASGQAVTQQELRPEELASPLSMQELQKQAEMMEFEIALKALSVLRFITDQVGSLPLSALTRMLNTHNLPCLLVELVEHCPWSCREAGKFKKFENGTWLVVPLEDQMKMTKLDGQVWLALLNLLLSPECQHKYHFDGFNKSQLLKLRAFLTDVLLDQLPNLVEMQRFLSHLAVAEPAPPKKDLVLEQVPVIWDHILKKNTGKWEAIAKHQVKHAFSPTEEELKLQARRWAQTYSLDMLEVLAPDKPRCPVCGVEAAKRCSRCRNEWYCTRACQVQHWQKHRTACNLLAQASGTAGTL
- the ZMYND10 gene encoding zinc finger MYND domain-containing protein 10 isoform X1 — its product is MAAAEPLSPAEAEALVRTLRGTELRDAGGKGWLRQHECVEKLNMHAILSASAGQEQLLIELLVSHAKIPVLIGELISVEVWKHKVFPVLCRLEDFHPRSTFPIYVVLHHEASIINLLETVFFHKEICESAEDSILDLIDYCHRKLTLLTARSASGQAVTQQELRPEELASPLSMQELQKQAEMMEFEIALKALSVLRFITDQVGSLPLSALTRMLNTHNLPCLLVELVEHCPWSCREAAVRWKMAQSTATLRGESTSAGVHSIGKFKKFENGTWLVVPLEDQMKMTKLDGQVWLALLNLLLSPECQHKYHFDGFNKSQLLKLRAFLTDVLLDQLPNLVEMQRFLSHLAVAEPAPPKKDLVLEQVPVIWDHILKKNTGKWEAIAKHQVKHAFSPTEEELKLQARRWAQTYSLDMLEVLAPDKPRCPVCGVEAAKRCSRCRNEWYCTRACQVQHWQKHRTACNLLAQASGTAGTL
- the NPRL2 gene encoding GATOR complex protein NPRL2, which produces MGGRIECVFFSEFHPTLGPKITYQVPEDFISRELFDTVQVYVITKPELQNKLITVTAMEKKLIGCPVCIEHKKYSRNALLFNLGFVCDARAKACALEPIVKKLAGYLTTLELESGFISNKESKQKLVPIMTILLEELNAKGKCTLPIDESNTIHLKVIEQRPDPPIVQEYDVPVFTQNKDDFFNSQWDLTTQQILPYIDGFRHVQKISAEADVELNLVRIAVQNLLYYGVVTLVSILQYSNVYCTTPKVQDVVDDKCLQEECLSYVTKPGHKRASLRDVFQLYCGLSPGTTVRDLISRYTLQLQRVDERRLIQFGLMKGLIRRLQKYPVKVAQDERSLPARLYTGCHSYDEICCKTGMSYKELDERLENDPNIIVCWK